ATCGGCTCGCGCAAGGCGACGCCCCGGGGACAGGCTCTGGCCGGACATATGGCGGGGGCCTTCGCCTCCTGGGGCATCACGGTGGTCTCGGGCATGGCATGGGGCATCGACAAGGCGGCGCATGAAGCCGCGCTGGACAGGACAGGGAGCAGTATCGCCGTGCTGGGTACCGGCATAGACATCCCGTATCCCCGGGCCAACACCCGCCTGTATGACAGGATGGCGGCAAAGGGCCTGCTGGTCTCGGAGTTCGCTCCCGGTACACCGGCCCTGCGGGAGAATTTTCCTGTCCGCAACCGCATCATCAGCGGGCTTTCCCTGGGGGTCGTCGTGGTGGAGGCCGCCAGCCGCTCCGGGACCCTCATCACTTCCCGGCTGGCCCTGGAGCAGGGACGTGAGGTCTATGCTGTGCCGGGGGCGGCCCTGTCCGGCCAGAGCCTCGGCTGTCAGGAGCTTGTCCGGCAGGGGGCCAAGCCGGTGTTCGCACCGGAGGACGTACTGGAGGATCTTGCCGGGGCATTGCGTGATTTTGGTGTACAGGCCGAACATCTGGCACGGGAAGCCGCGGAACGCCGCCGCCGGGCCGAAGCCGAGGGCACGGGCCTGTCCCGCACGCTTTTTGCCTGCATGCCGCCGGAGACGGATGAACCGCCACGAAAGGACGACCCCGGCAGGGGAGGAGAAGTGCCGGCGCACGGGGAAGACGGGGATGCGGACGCCGCCTCTCCGGCACAGGACAATATCGTCCCGCTGTTGCGGGAGCAGGGCCCCCTGCATGTGGATGCCCTGGGGGCCGCCCTGGGGCGCAGCCCCGCCGAGCTGGCCCCGGTGCTGCTGGGTCTGGAGATCATGGGCCGCATCCGGCGCCTGCCGGGCGCGCGTTACGAGGCTGTATAAGATGGGACGGCATACCGGGAGGAGCACGGTGGAAGAGGAGCTTGATCCCCGCACTACTCTGGAGATAGAATCTTTTCTGGCCTGGCTGGACGTGCAGCGGGGCCTTTCGCCCACGACGCAGATCGCCTACGGGACGGATCTGCGCCAGCTGGCTCTTTTTCTCGCGCAGCGCGGCGCCTGCCTTGCCCGGCCGGCCGAGGTGAGCAAAAAACATATCCAGGCCTGGGTGGCCCGCCTGTACGCGCTGGGCGAAGCCAAAAGCTCCATGGCCCGCAAGCTCGCGGCGGCGCGGACGTTTTTCCGCTATCAGCAGCGCATGGGGCGCACGGAAAACAATGTGGCGGCCCAGGTGCGCAATCCCAAACAGGAGCAGCGCCATCCCCGTGTGCTCAACGTGGATCAGGTCTTTGCCGTGCTGGACACTCCCGATACGTTGGCCGGGGGCGGCTGCCCGCGTGTCTCCCCCGCCACCGGGGATGCCCTTGCGGCCCGGGATCATGCCCTGGCGGAATTGCTGTACGGCTCCGGGCTGCGCATCTCCGAAGCCCTGGGGCTCGATATGGCGGATCTGCGGCTGGAAGAGGGCGTCGTCCGCGTTTTCGGCAAGGGGGCGCGCGAGCGCATGTCTCCGCTGTCGGATACATCCGTGACGGCGCTGCGGGCCTGGCTCGGGCAGCGGGGCGCACTGGCGCCCGAGGGAGAGCAGGCCCTGTTCGTGGGGGCACGGGGCGGCCGTCTCGACCGCCGTGAAGCCATGCGCCGCATAGAAAGGCTGTGCCGCAATGCGGGCGTGGACCCTGTCTCGCCCCATGCCCTGCGCCACTCGTTCGCGACACATCTGCTGGATGCCGGTGCCGACCTGCGCAGCGTGCAGGAGCTTCTGGGGCACCAGCGCCTGACCACCACGCAGCGCTACACGCGGGTCAGTCTGGAGCGACTGATGCACCTGTATGATGAGGCGCATCCGCGGGCACAAAAAAAATAAAAAAATCACAAGTTCGTTACTGAAAATAAAAAGTAATGAAAATCAGGATAATAACAATAATTTCTCAGTAAATCCGGTCAGGTTTTTTTTTATGGGGGGCTTGGCAAGGCCCAGGTCTTGTGCTAAAGGTAACAAGCGTAAGGCAACTTACACACGTAACTGTGCAACGAAATTCCCAAAGAGGAGATATACCATGGCTGCACTCGTTCTTGGTCACATGAACCCCGATACCGACAGCATCATTTCCGCCATCGCCGCTGCTGACCTGTACAGCAAGCGTGGCTTCGAAGTCACCCCCGCCGCCCAGGGTGCTCCTACCCCTGAGACCGAATTCGTGCTGAAAAAGTTCGGTCTGACCGCTCCTCAGGTCGTGGAAGATGTGGCCGGTAAGGACCTGTACCTGGTCGACTACTCCGACCTCGCCCAGGCCCCCAAGGGCATGGACTCCGCCACCGTGCTGGGTATCGTTGACCACCACAAGCTGGGCGATGTGACCACCTCCAGCCCGCTGGAAGCCTGGATCTGGCCCGTGGGCTGCACCGGCACCGTGCTGAAGAACATGTACGATTTCTACGGTGTGGAACTGCCCAAAGCCATCGCTGGTGGCCTGCTGTGCGCCATCCTGTCCGACACCGTGATGTTCAAGTCCCCCACCTGTACCGAAGCTGACAAGAAGGCCGTGGAAGCCCTGGCCAAGGTCGCCGGTGTGGAAGACGTCATGGCCCTCGGTATGGAAATGTTCACCGTGAAGAGCGCTGTTGACGGCGCCTCCATGTCCGACCTGGTCTTCCGTGACTACAAGGACTTCGACATGAACGGCCACAAGGTCGGTATCGGCCAGCTGGAAGTCGTCGACCTGTCCATCCTCGACAAGGTGAAAGACGGCCTGAAAGCCGAAATCGCCAAGGTCAAGGGCGAAGGCCGCCACAGCGTGTTCCTGCTGCTGACCGACATCATGAAGGAAGGCTCTGAAATGCTGATCGTCTCCGACGATCCCGCCGTGGTCGAAAAGGCCTTCGGCGTGAAGCCCGACGGCGACAGCGTGTGGCTGCCCGGTGTGATGAGCCGCAAAAAGCAGGTCGTGCCCAACTTTGAAAAGGCCTTCAAATAAGGCTTTTGCTCAAAGCTGATACTGGGGCCGCTCCCTTCGGGGGCGGCCCTTTTCTTATGGGCTTTAGCCTGGTGAGCGCCTGGCAGGCGCGAAACAAAAAACCACCCGCTATGCGGGTGGAAACAATACGTTATACACACAAAAACACCTTTCCGCTACGATGAAGTTGTTCAAGCCCATCGCAACATTAACGGAAAGGTGTTTTTGTTATGGGAACCAAGGCTCATAGCCTAGCGCATACGAAATGGTTGTGCAAGTATCATATCGTCTTTACTCCAAAATATAGAAGGAAAATAATCTTCACACAGCTCCGTGAAAGTATAAAAGAAATTCTGCAATGCCTCTGCAAATATAAAGGGGTTGAGATTCTGGAAGGGCATCTGATGCCGGATCATGTCCACATGCTGGTGTCCATCCCTCCTAAAATCAGTGTGGCAAATTTCATGGGCTACCTGAAAGGGAAAAGTTCGTTGATGATATTCGATAAGTACGCAAATCTGAAGTATAAGTTCGGCAACAGAAAATTTTGGGCCGAAGGATATTATGTCAGTACGGTGGGGCTTAATGAGGCAACGATCAAAAAATATATCCAGGATCAGGAACGCCACGACATTATGAGAGACAAGCTGACATCACGCGAATATCAAGACCCCTTTAAGGGGTAGCCAAGGCGGCAAGGGCACTGGGCTTGAACAGCGTGAAAGCCAGCGTCTTTAGGCGCAGCCGGTAACAGGCCCTTACAGGGCCAGAGCAAACCACCCGCTATGCGGGTGGAGACAATTTGCGGTTATGCGGCTGTTCCTCCAGAAGGCCGAAAGCGGCCTGCCTCTACGGGCAGGCCGCTTTCGGCGCAGGTTTACAGCAGGGATACGGAATAAAGCGGTGTTTTGCTGTTTCCGGTCACGGAGCTATTTTTCGGGGAACAGCTCCCGGGCCTTTTCCGCGAAGCGGCGGCCGAAGATCTCGAAATCGGCCTTGCATTCTTCATAATGGTTGCCCACGGCATCCAGGGCCACAGGTCCCAGATGGATGTAGGGCTTGCCGTGGGCAGCACCGCCGGAATAGACCAGCATGCCCTTGACCAGCATGTGGGGCACCAGGGTCATGATGGCCACATCCGCGCCGCCCTGGGCATAGTGGGCCGTGGCAAAGACCCCGCCCAGCCTGCCGGCCAGCCTGATGCCGCGACAGCCTTCATCGAACCACCGTTTCATCTGCCAGCAGGTATTGGCCAGGTAGGTGGGTGTGCCGAAAATGACACCGGCACACTGGTCGATGTAGTCGGCATCCACGGTGTCTTCCACGGAAAAAAAGCGGGTCTCGCCGCCTGCGGCGGCCAGGCCGCGGGCGATGACTTCGGCCATTTCACGGGTATGGCCGGTCTTGCTGTAATAGATGATGGCAAATTTCATGTTCTGGATCTCCTTCAGGAGGCAGCCGCGGGAAAAGCAAGGGCTGCCTGCCGGTTTACATCTGTCCCAGCATGCGCGGCACGAAGGTCGAAAGATCAGGGAAGATGATGATGACCACCAGGGCCAGCAGGGAGGCGAAGATCAGCGGCAGGGCCGCCCTGCTGATGCGTTCCATGCTGATGCCGCTGATATTGGCGCCTACATACAGATTCACGGCCACGGGCGGCGTCACCTGTCCCACAGCCAGGTTGACTGTCATCATGATGCCGAACCAGACCGGATCCCAGTTGAAATGGGCCATGATGGGCAGCATGAAGGGCAGGAAAACATAATAGATGGAGATGGCATCCAGCAGCATGCCCGCCAGCAGCAGGATGATGTTGATCATCAGCAGGACGACCCACTGGTTGTCCGAAACGGCCAGAAGCACGGCGGACCCCTTTTCCACCAGCCCCACAGTGGAGGCCACCCAGGAGAAGAGCCCCGCACAGGTCACCACCAGCATGACCACGGCCGTGGCCCGGATGCTGGCCGCGAAGATCTCGATCAGGATGCTGAGGCTGTTGATGGTACGGTAGATGAACACTCCCACGAACAGGCCGTAGAACACGGCCACGGCAGCGGCTTCCGTAGGGGTGAACACGCCGCCGTAGATGCCGCCCAGGATGACCACGGGCGTCATGACCCCCCAGAAGGCTTCTTTCAGGGCCGTGCCCACGGCCTTGCCGCTGGCGTGCCCCCTGTAGCCCCGCTTGCGGGAGATGGTGAGCACGGCCGCCATGATGAACAGGGCCACCACGATGCCCGGTACGAAACCGGCAGCAAACAGGGCAGGTACGGAGACATCGGCCACGCTGCCGTACACGATGAAGGCGATGCTGGGCGGGATGACGATGGCAAGGCCGGATGTGACGGAGACGGTGGCCGCGGCAAAGGCCTTGTCATACCCGGCCCTGGCCATGCCCGGGATCAGGATCAGGCCCAGGGCGGCTACCGTGGCAGGCCCCGAACCGCTGACAGCTCCCCAGAAGGTGGCGACGGCCACGGTGGCCAGGGCCAGACCGCCGGTCATGGAGCCTACCAGGGTCTCCATGAGGGCCACGATGCGTGCGGCGATACCGGAACGCTCCATGATATAGCCGGCCAGGATGAAGAAGGGGATGGCCAGCAGAGGGAATTTGGCCACGCCCGCAAAAAAGTTGTAGGAGAGCATGCTGAAGCCCAGGTCCCATTGCCAGACGACGACCAGGGCAGAAAAGCCCAGGGCCAGCGCGATGGGCACACGCAGGATCAGCGGGATGGCGAACAGGACCAGCAGCCAGAAAGCCGGATCGTGCAGCAGGGATGTGGTTTCCACACGGGCCTCCTAATAGCTGCCGCTGCGCAGGTCGGCGCAGGCACGTTGCAACATGCGGAAAATGATCAGTACGGAAAAAAGCGGGGTGGCGATGGTATACCACCAGACAGGGATGGCCAGCGCTTCGGAAATGACCTCCAGTTCGTACTCGTCCCGTACTTCCAGCCAGCCCGTCCAGGCCAGGGCCCCGAAAAAGACGAGACAGAGCGCTATGGAGAACAGATAGCAGCAAAAGCGTAGCGGCTTGGGCAGGGCATCATACAGGATGCTCATGCCCAGATGGCTGCCGTCGCGAAAGGAACGGGCCGAACCGAGCAGGACGATCCAGACAAAGAAGTTGATGGTCAGCTCCTCCGTCCAGGCAAACGAGAACGGTGTGCAATAACGCACGACCACATTGACAAAGGCGATGGTCACCATCACCGCCAGCAGCAGCGCGCCCAGCAGCTCTTCCAGGCGTGTATCCAGAAAACGCAGCATCGAATCCATCCGGTGGTTGAAAAGGGGAGGGCGGACCCTCCCCCGCAAAACAAAAAAACAGCGATCAGCAATGCCTGCCGTACGGGGGGCTTTCCCTAACGGACAGACGCCATGTCCTCCTCGGCGGCCTTGACAAGGTCAGCGCCGATCTTGGCGGTCCAGTCCTTGCGGACGCCTTCCGTGGCCTTGGCCAGGGCGGCGATCTGTTCGTTGCTCAGGCGGGATACCGTCATGCCGTTGGCTTCCATGACCGCATAGGGATCCGTGGTCTCGGGCAGCTTGCCGATGCTCTTCAGATAGGCCAGGGCCGAACCGTCATCCATGCCCAGGCGGGAAAGGGCCTTGCCGTACTTTTCCGTTTCGGCGGCGCATTCCAGCAGCAGTTTCTGGTCTTCAGGGCTGAAGGACTTCCAGACGCGGGGATTGACGCCCAGCATCAGGGGGTCGATGATGTAGTGCCAGTCGCAGTGGAACGTGTGGTAATCCCATATCTTGAGCGGGATATTGATGCCGTTGGTGGGATTTTCCTGACCGTCCACCACGCCCTGCTGGAAGCCGGTGGTGGCTTCGCTCCAGTTCATGTTCACGGGGTTGGCGCCCAGGGCGCGGAACGTTTCGATGAAGATGGGGCTGCCCACCACGCGGATCTTCAGGCCGCGGAGGTCCTCAGGCCTGGTGATGGGGCCCTTGGAGGTGGTCAGTTCCCGGAAGCCGTTCTCGGTCCAGCCAATGATCTTGACACCTTTCTTTTCCACAGCCTGGGTCATCATCTTGCCGGACTTGCCGGCCAGGATGGCATCCATGGCCTTGTAGCGGTCGGGCTGCACGGCCAGGAAGAAAGGCAGGGCAGGCAGGTTCAGTTCCTTGATCTGGGGGGACCAGTTGATGGTGGAGGCCAGGGCAAAATCGATGGCACCGTTGCGCAGCAGCAAAAATTCCGAGGTCTGCTTGCCGGCCAGCAGCTGGCTGGAGTGGTAGACCTTGATGTTGATGCGTCCCTGGCTGCGCTCGCGCACCAGATCGGCAAAGAACGTGCCGGTCATGCCCCAGCCGGAAGTGGCGCCGGGCACGACGCTCAGTTTGTACTCGCTTTTGTACGGGGCTGCCGTCGCCGGCAGGGCCAGCAGACAGGCACACACGGCCATGACTGCCCAGCGGTAGAAAGCTTTCATGAAACATCCTCCTCAGGATAGAACGTCCTGTCGTGGCCACAGGTCCCCACGACACGCGGCAGCATCTCACAACAGCGGCAGGACGAAAGACAGCGCAGGCAAAATGACGACCAGGGCCAGGGTGGAAAAGATCCACAGCGCATTGGCCATGTCCACATCGAGCCCGAACAGGGCCGGGGGAACCAGGGCCGTCATGGCGACAGGCATACAGGAAAGCACCGTCACGACCCGCAGCGGCAGCCCCCCGTCTATGCTGCCGAGTCCGGCCAGGGCGGCCAGCGGTACCAGCAGCACGGGGACGCCGACAAATTTGACGGCCGCCAGGGCCGCGGCCTCGCGTGCGTAGCAGGACACGCGGGAAAGGCGCAGCCCGAGCCCGATGGCAAAAAGGAAAAGCACGGTGGCAAGGAGCATGGCGGCCGCAGCCAGGGATCCCAGCGGAGCGGGCCGGGGCACCCCCAGGACGTTGAGGGCCAGGCCAAGCCCCAGAGCCGTCAGGATGAGCAGCAGTACGGGATCAGGCCGGAAGGAACGCAGGCTGAAGACCCCTTCGCCGCCTCCAAGCCGGCGTGCCACGGGGAAAGAAATGCCGAAGTAGAACATTTCCTCGCAGAGCCGGAACAAGGCGACGATGGCGATGGCTTTTTCGCCAAAAAACAGGACAGAGACCAGTGCACCTACCGCGCCCAGATTGGCGAACGTACCGCAACAGTAGAAGCTGCCGGTACGCGGCCCATCCAGATGCAGGCCACGGGCGACCCGCAAGGAGAGTATCCCGCCCCAGATCCAGGACGCGATGCCCAGAAAGGGCAGGACAAGCAGACGGGAATCCGGTGAGGGCAGGCCCCACAGGGAGAGCATGGCGGAGCAGGGGATCAGGCAGAAAACCGCAAGGGACTGCAGGCGTTGCCGGACACGTTCCAGCAGGGGGCGGGGAATGCGCAGCAAATGCTGCACGGCATGACCCGCGGCAAGGCTGAGAAAAATGAGGCAAAGGGAAAGGAGCAACCTGTCCATAAAAACGTGATCCGGCTTCTGGCATCGGGCGCATGACGGCAGGGCATGTCATTTCTGATTCCGATGGCCCTGTCATGCTAGGCGCAGGTCCTTATCTTGTCAAAGCCTATCTGGCGTCTGGCTGTTGCCACGGAACAGAGGGCTGGCTATGCTGGCTTTCAGGAGCGTGTGCGGCCGTCCGGGCAGACGGCCCGTCTTTTTCCCTTCCCCGCCAAGGAGATGCCGATGCAAAAAACACTGCGTGCCCTCGTCGCCCTGCTGCTGTTTCTGCCTGTGGCCGGCATGGCCAGGGATTTCAACGGCTTCAGGGCCGATGTGCCTCCGGGATGGGAGGTCATCGGGGAAAAGGACGCTGTGGTGGGCTTTGTGTCGCCCGGCAGGGAAGCCGTAGTGACCGTGACCGTGGCCTCG
This is a stretch of genomic DNA from Desulfovibrio piger. It encodes these proteins:
- the dprA gene encoding DNA-processing protein DprA, with translation MTDAAAPLSARWAHMDDRARREYWAGLALRHCRGLGARSCCRLLRHFGSAFAALEGRERWADAGVDRGKGAELSTGSWRVTARAEWDAVRNLDAVVVQWHEAAYPALLRTLPDAPVLLYCLGDLSLLANPAVAVIGSRKATPRGQALAGHMAGAFASWGITVVSGMAWGIDKAAHEAALDRTGSSIAVLGTGIDIPYPRANTRLYDRMAAKGLLVSEFAPGTPALRENFPVRNRIISGLSLGVVVVEAASRSGTLITSRLALEQGREVYAVPGAALSGQSLGCQELVRQGAKPVFAPEDVLEDLAGALRDFGVQAEHLAREAAERRRRAEAEGTGLSRTLFACMPPETDEPPRKDDPGRGGEVPAHGEDGDADAASPAQDNIVPLLREQGPLHVDALGAALGRSPAELAPVLLGLEIMGRIRRLPGARYEAV
- a CDS encoding tyrosine recombinase XerC — its product is MGRHTGRSTVEEELDPRTTLEIESFLAWLDVQRGLSPTTQIAYGTDLRQLALFLAQRGACLARPAEVSKKHIQAWVARLYALGEAKSSMARKLAAARTFFRYQQRMGRTENNVAAQVRNPKQEQRHPRVLNVDQVFAVLDTPDTLAGGGCPRVSPATGDALAARDHALAELLYGSGLRISEALGLDMADLRLEEGVVRVFGKGARERMSPLSDTSVTALRAWLGQRGALAPEGEQALFVGARGGRLDRREAMRRIERLCRNAGVDPVSPHALRHSFATHLLDAGADLRSVQELLGHQRLTTTQRYTRVSLERLMHLYDEAHPRAQKK
- a CDS encoding manganese-dependent inorganic pyrophosphatase; the protein is MAALVLGHMNPDTDSIISAIAAADLYSKRGFEVTPAAQGAPTPETEFVLKKFGLTAPQVVEDVAGKDLYLVDYSDLAQAPKGMDSATVLGIVDHHKLGDVTTSSPLEAWIWPVGCTGTVLKNMYDFYGVELPKAIAGGLLCAILSDTVMFKSPTCTEADKKAVEALAKVAGVEDVMALGMEMFTVKSAVDGASMSDLVFRDYKDFDMNGHKVGIGQLEVVDLSILDKVKDGLKAEIAKVKGEGRHSVFLLLTDIMKEGSEMLIVSDDPAVVEKAFGVKPDGDSVWLPGVMSRKKQVVPNFEKAFK
- the tnpA gene encoding IS200/IS605 family transposase, with product MGTKAHSLAHTKWLCKYHIVFTPKYRRKIIFTQLRESIKEILQCLCKYKGVEILEGHLMPDHVHMLVSIPPKISVANFMGYLKGKSSLMIFDKYANLKYKFGNRKFWAEGYYVSTVGLNEATIKKYIQDQERHDIMRDKLTSREYQDPFKG
- a CDS encoding flavodoxin family protein; protein product: MKFAIIYYSKTGHTREMAEVIARGLAAAGGETRFFSVEDTVDADYIDQCAGVIFGTPTYLANTCWQMKRWFDEGCRGIRLAGRLGGVFATAHYAQGGADVAIMTLVPHMLVKGMLVYSGGAAHGKPYIHLGPVALDAVGNHYEECKADFEIFGRRFAEKARELFPEK
- a CDS encoding TRAP transporter large permease; translated protein: METTSLLHDPAFWLLVLFAIPLILRVPIALALGFSALVVVWQWDLGFSMLSYNFFAGVAKFPLLAIPFFILAGYIMERSGIAARIVALMETLVGSMTGGLALATVAVATFWGAVSGSGPATVAALGLILIPGMARAGYDKAFAAATVSVTSGLAIVIPPSIAFIVYGSVADVSVPALFAAGFVPGIVVALFIMAAVLTISRKRGYRGHASGKAVGTALKEAFWGVMTPVVILGGIYGGVFTPTEAAAVAVFYGLFVGVFIYRTINSLSILIEIFAASIRATAVVMLVVTCAGLFSWVASTVGLVEKGSAVLLAVSDNQWVVLLMINIILLLAGMLLDAISIYYVFLPFMLPIMAHFNWDPVWFGIMMTVNLAVGQVTPPVAVNLYVGANISGISMERISRAALPLIFASLLALVVIIIFPDLSTFVPRMLGQM
- a CDS encoding TRAP transporter small permease, producing the protein MLRFLDTRLEELLGALLLAVMVTIAFVNVVVRYCTPFSFAWTEELTINFFVWIVLLGSARSFRDGSHLGMSILYDALPKPLRFCCYLFSIALCLVFFGALAWTGWLEVRDEYELEVISEALAIPVWWYTIATPLFSVLIIFRMLQRACADLRSGSY
- the dctP gene encoding TRAP transporter substrate-binding protein DctP, whose amino-acid sequence is MKAFYRWAVMAVCACLLALPATAAPYKSEYKLSVVPGATSGWGMTGTFFADLVRERSQGRINIKVYHSSQLLAGKQTSEFLLLRNGAIDFALASTINWSPQIKELNLPALPFFLAVQPDRYKAMDAILAGKSGKMMTQAVEKKGVKIIGWTENGFRELTTSKGPITRPEDLRGLKIRVVGSPIFIETFRALGANPVNMNWSEATTGFQQGVVDGQENPTNGINIPLKIWDYHTFHCDWHYIIDPLMLGVNPRVWKSFSPEDQKLLLECAAETEKYGKALSRLGMDDGSALAYLKSIGKLPETTDPYAVMEANGMTVSRLSNEQIAALAKATEGVRKDWTAKIGADLVKAAEEDMASVR
- a CDS encoding AEC family transporter; this encodes MDRLLLSLCLIFLSLAAGHAVQHLLRIPRPLLERVRQRLQSLAVFCLIPCSAMLSLWGLPSPDSRLLVLPFLGIASWIWGGILSLRVARGLHLDGPRTGSFYCCGTFANLGAVGALVSVLFFGEKAIAIVALFRLCEEMFYFGISFPVARRLGGGEGVFSLRSFRPDPVLLLILTALGLGLALNVLGVPRPAPLGSLAAAAMLLATVLFLFAIGLGLRLSRVSCYAREAAALAAVKFVGVPVLLVPLAALAGLGSIDGGLPLRVVTVLSCMPVAMTALVPPALFGLDVDMANALWIFSTLALVVILPALSFVLPLL